In Roseisolibacter agri, the following proteins share a genomic window:
- a CDS encoding ABC transporter permease: MRNLKLAFRTLRSTPFVTAVAILSLALGIGANAAIYSLVDQMLLRPLPVREPERLVNLVAPGPKPGSTTCNQSGDCEAVFSYPMFRDLQQRQAPLAQLVAHRILNINLAFDGQTLDGEGALVSGNYFSALGLTPAVGRLLGPDDDRTLGGHPVAVLSHSYWETRLGADPSVVGKAIVVNGNPLTIVGVAPRGFEGTTLGARPRVFVPITMRAQLNPGFTGFDNRRDYWVYLFGRLKPGVTPEVAARQLNAVYRPILADVEAPLQEGMSAETKQRFLARQVTVEPGARGQSSIHGEARTPLVLLFAITAMVLLIACANIANLLLARGAARVGEMAVRQSLGAGRRRLVAQLLTEACVLAALGGIASLVVAQWTLTGVASMLPSDAIETLRFKLDLQVLGFTALAALLTGVAFGLFPALHGTRPDLIGVIRAGAGQIAGGARAAARFRVGLVTAQIALSVMLLVSAGLFIRSLRNVTREELGLQVDQLVTFAISPVRNGYKPPQSRELFARVRTELATLPGVTGVTTARVPVLSGDNWGNDVSVQGFERGPDTDAGASFNAVAPGYFRTLGVALVAGREFTEADRLGAPKVAIVNEAFAKKFGLGRDAVGKRMARGDTAALDIEIVGLIPDTKYSEVKDPAPPLFVLPVLQDSIVGSVTVYARTSGSPEQLLRAIPGVIKRLDPNLPVEELKTMPQQVRENTFLDRMISTLSASFAVVATLLAAVGLYGVLAYTVAQRTREIGVRMALGADARRVRGLVLRQVATMVGVGSVVGVAAAVGLGRAAASLLFGLSAHDPVTIVVAIGVLLLVAAGAGWIPARRAARVHPMQALRYE; the protein is encoded by the coding sequence ATGCGCAACCTGAAGCTGGCGTTCCGCACCCTGCGGTCCACGCCGTTCGTCACGGCCGTCGCCATCCTCTCCCTCGCGCTCGGCATCGGGGCGAACGCGGCGATCTACTCGCTCGTCGACCAGATGCTCCTGCGGCCGCTCCCCGTCCGCGAGCCCGAGCGCCTGGTCAACCTCGTGGCGCCGGGGCCCAAGCCGGGATCGACGACCTGCAACCAGTCCGGCGACTGCGAGGCGGTCTTCAGCTACCCGATGTTCCGCGACCTGCAGCAGCGGCAGGCGCCGCTGGCGCAGCTCGTCGCGCACCGGATCCTCAACATCAACCTCGCCTTCGACGGGCAGACGCTCGACGGCGAGGGCGCGCTCGTCTCCGGCAACTACTTCTCCGCCCTCGGCCTCACGCCCGCCGTCGGCCGCCTGCTCGGCCCCGACGACGACCGCACGCTCGGCGGGCACCCCGTCGCCGTGCTCTCGCACAGCTACTGGGAGACGCGGCTCGGCGCCGACCCGTCCGTCGTCGGCAAGGCGATCGTCGTCAACGGGAACCCGCTGACGATCGTCGGCGTGGCGCCGCGCGGCTTCGAGGGCACCACGCTCGGCGCGCGCCCGCGCGTCTTCGTGCCCATCACGATGCGCGCGCAGCTCAACCCCGGCTTCACCGGCTTCGACAACCGGCGCGACTACTGGGTCTACCTCTTCGGCCGCCTCAAGCCCGGCGTCACGCCCGAGGTCGCGGCGCGCCAGCTGAACGCCGTCTACCGCCCCATCCTCGCCGACGTCGAGGCGCCGCTGCAGGAAGGGATGAGCGCGGAGACGAAGCAGCGCTTCCTCGCGCGGCAGGTGACGGTGGAGCCGGGCGCGCGCGGCCAGAGCTCCATCCACGGCGAGGCGCGCACGCCGCTCGTGCTGCTGTTCGCGATCACCGCGATGGTGCTGCTCATCGCCTGCGCGAACATCGCCAACCTCCTGCTCGCCCGCGGCGCCGCGCGCGTCGGCGAGATGGCCGTGCGCCAGTCGCTCGGCGCCGGCCGCCGCCGCCTGGTCGCGCAGCTGCTCACCGAGGCGTGCGTGCTGGCGGCGCTCGGTGGCATCGCGAGCCTCGTCGTCGCGCAGTGGACGCTCACCGGCGTCGCGTCGATGCTGCCCAGCGACGCGATCGAGACGCTGCGGTTCAAGCTCGACCTGCAGGTGCTCGGCTTCACCGCGCTGGCGGCGCTGCTGACCGGCGTCGCGTTCGGCCTCTTCCCGGCGCTGCACGGCACGCGCCCGGACCTGATCGGCGTCATCCGCGCGGGCGCGGGACAGATCGCCGGCGGCGCGCGCGCGGCGGCCCGCTTCCGCGTCGGGCTCGTGACGGCGCAGATCGCGCTCTCGGTGATGCTGCTCGTCTCGGCCGGCCTCTTCATCCGCAGCCTGCGCAACGTCACGCGCGAGGAGCTGGGGCTGCAGGTGGACCAGCTGGTGACGTTCGCGATCTCGCCCGTGCGCAACGGCTACAAGCCGCCGCAGTCGCGCGAGCTGTTCGCGCGCGTGCGCACCGAGCTGGCGACGCTCCCCGGCGTGACCGGCGTGACGACGGCGCGCGTGCCGGTGCTGTCGGGCGACAACTGGGGCAACGACGTCTCGGTGCAGGGCTTCGAGCGCGGCCCCGACACCGACGCCGGCGCCTCCTTCAACGCCGTCGCGCCGGGCTACTTCCGCACGCTCGGCGTCGCGCTGGTCGCGGGGCGCGAGTTCACGGAGGCGGACCGCCTGGGCGCGCCGAAGGTGGCGATCGTCAACGAGGCGTTCGCGAAGAAGTTCGGCCTCGGGCGCGACGCGGTCGGCAAGCGCATGGCGCGCGGCGACACGGCGGCGCTGGACATCGAGATCGTCGGGCTGATCCCCGACACGAAGTACAGCGAGGTGAAGGACCCGGCGCCGCCGCTGTTCGTGCTGCCGGTGCTGCAGGACTCGATCGTGGGCTCGGTCACGGTCTACGCGCGCACGTCCGGCTCGCCCGAGCAGCTGCTGCGCGCGATCCCCGGCGTCATCAAGCGCCTCGACCCGAACCTCCCCGTCGAGGAGCTGAAGACGATGCCGCAGCAGGTGCGCGAGAACACCTTCCTCGACCGCATGATCAGCACGCTCTCGGCGTCGTTCGCGGTGGTGGCGACGCTGCTGGCGGCGGTGGGACTCTACGGCGTGCTCGCGTACACGGTGGCGCAGCGCACGCGCGAGATCGGGGTGCGCATGGCCCTCGGCGCGGACGCGCGGCGCGTGCGCGGCCTCGTGCTGCGGCAGGTCGCGACGATGGTGGGCGTGGGCAGCGTCGTCGGCGTGGCGGCTGCGGTCGGCCTCGGGCGCGCGGCCGCGTCGCTGCTGTTCGGGCTCAGCGCGCACGACCCGGTGACGATCGTCGTCGCCATCGGCGTGCTGCTGCTGGTGGCGGCGGGCGCGGGGTGGATCCCGGCGCGGCGCGCGGCGCGCGTGCACCCGATGCAGGCGCTGCGCTACGAGTGA
- a CDS encoding nucleotidyltransferase domain-containing protein — protein sequence MTRTSDPPSVDEPGATPTRPRPAASVEAYVADVVAACAEPAGALVSLVLFGSAATGGFAASISDVDLLAILRDNTDAVERRRVRDTIATLEARHGLAKPPWRGPPLARALAAFADRVNANVRAFFVCTRADLLSGDPARILGIPRAQAAFVDRVAVPSIVASGVTVWGEDLLAAVPLPPIRRLDVAKAFFGLFNQALFTAVWYPLLPGATKNAMDTLKRSVHSCYFCHHGRPAPLAVEVAYFEARYGPIPALARLLMLRHAYRPSFRYVVGCLPALARLHWRTARDVRFPRPPLSLGVSRVEVLLDT from the coding sequence GTGACGAGGACCAGCGATCCGCCGTCGGTCGACGAGCCGGGCGCCACGCCCACGCGTCCACGGCCGGCGGCCAGTGTCGAGGCGTACGTGGCCGACGTGGTCGCGGCGTGCGCCGAGCCGGCCGGTGCCCTGGTGAGCCTCGTCCTGTTCGGCAGCGCGGCCACCGGCGGGTTCGCGGCGTCGATCTCGGACGTGGACCTGCTGGCCATCCTCCGGGACAACACGGACGCCGTCGAGCGCCGGCGCGTGCGCGACACCATCGCCACGCTCGAAGCGCGGCACGGGCTCGCGAAGCCGCCGTGGCGGGGCCCCCCGCTCGCGCGGGCGCTCGCGGCGTTCGCCGACCGGGTGAACGCCAACGTCCGCGCGTTCTTCGTGTGCACCCGCGCCGACCTGCTCTCGGGCGACCCCGCGCGCATCCTCGGCATCCCGCGCGCGCAGGCGGCCTTCGTCGACCGGGTCGCCGTCCCGAGCATCGTGGCTTCGGGCGTGACCGTCTGGGGCGAGGACCTGCTCGCCGCCGTGCCGCTCCCGCCGATCCGCCGGCTCGACGTGGCCAAGGCGTTCTTCGGGCTGTTCAACCAGGCGCTGTTCACGGCGGTCTGGTACCCGCTGCTGCCGGGGGCGACGAAGAACGCGATGGACACGCTCAAGCGCTCGGTGCACAGCTGCTACTTCTGCCACCACGGCCGGCCGGCGCCGCTCGCGGTGGAGGTGGCGTACTTCGAGGCGCGCTACGGCCCGATCCCGGCGCTCGCCCGACTGCTGATGCTGCGGCACGCATACCGACCCTCGTTCCGGTACGTCGTCGGCTGCCTGCCGGCGCTCGCGCGGCTGCACTGGCGAACCGCGCGGGACGTGCGCTTCCCGCGCCCGCCGCTGAGCTTGGGCGTCAGTCGCGTGGAGGTGCTCCTCGACACGTGA
- a CDS encoding dihydrofolate reductase family protein: MGILTFSLNVTLDGCVDHREGVADDETHAFFTRLMDESGAMLWGRVTYEMMESYWPAVARGDVEAPPATREWAVKLEAKPKYVVSSTRTRFPWTNSHHIDGDLRTGVQQLKDATPAGVLLGSGRLAVALDRLDLIDEYLFLVHPRIAGHGPTLYQSGLPGTRRLELVSATPLRSGAVAMHYRRAPG, from the coding sequence ATGGGAATCCTGACCTTCAGCCTCAACGTCACCCTCGACGGTTGCGTCGACCACCGGGAGGGCGTCGCCGACGACGAGACACACGCCTTCTTCACGCGCCTCATGGACGAGAGCGGGGCGATGCTGTGGGGCCGCGTCACCTACGAGATGATGGAGAGCTACTGGCCGGCGGTCGCCCGCGGCGACGTGGAGGCGCCACCGGCGACGCGCGAGTGGGCGGTCAAGCTGGAGGCGAAGCCGAAGTACGTCGTGTCGTCGACGCGCACGCGCTTCCCGTGGACCAACAGCCACCACATCGACGGCGACCTGCGCACGGGCGTGCAGCAGCTGAAGGACGCGACCCCGGCCGGCGTGCTCCTCGGCAGCGGCAGGCTCGCGGTCGCGCTGGACCGACTCGATCTGATCGACGAGTACCTGTTCCTCGTCCATCCCAGGATCGCGGGCCACGGGCCGACGCTGTACCAGAGCGGGCTGCCCGGCACGCGGCGACTCGAGCTCGTGTCGGCGACGCCGCTGCGCAGCGGCGCGGTCGCCATGCACTACCGGCGCGCGCCCGGCTGA
- a CDS encoding amidohydrolase family protein, with translation MDVHTRIGTYLAAQPERKVVLAAVAALCLATPATAQPANPSTTLGPEVRQFVSVDAPVVALTHARVIDGTGAAARADQTLVVERGVIRALGPDGQVAIPAGARVLDLNGRSVLPGLVMVHEHMFYPSGGGSVYNEQAYSFPRLYLAGGVTTARTAGNMAGYADLELKRAIDAGRAVGPSLDVTAPYLNGPGLPIYQVHALTGPDDARQMVAHWADRGATSFKAYMQITREQLAAVIAEAHRRKLKVTGHLCSVTFREAAAAGIDNLEHGLVVASDFAPGKQPDQCPPSQAASIAALDVASEPVQALIRELVARKVAVTSTLTIFETFTPGRPSAPQGALDAMLPEVRDQYLRRRVQIATQSSSPWTRTFANEMQFERDFFRAGGRLLVGTDPTGYGGVVAGYANHRALELLVEAGLTPLEAIQVATRNGAEYLGKADSVGTIAVGRRADLVVVRGDPSARIGDVANVETVFKGGIGFDAPRLFASVRGRVGLH, from the coding sequence ATGGACGTGCACACGCGGATTGGCACCTACCTCGCCGCGCAGCCGGAGCGCAAGGTCGTACTCGCGGCCGTCGCCGCGCTCTGTCTCGCGACGCCCGCCACCGCGCAGCCCGCGAATCCGTCGACGACGCTCGGTCCCGAGGTCCGCCAGTTCGTGAGCGTCGACGCCCCCGTCGTCGCGCTCACGCACGCGCGCGTCATCGACGGCACCGGCGCCGCCGCGCGCGCCGACCAGACGCTCGTCGTCGAGCGCGGCGTCATCCGCGCGCTCGGCCCCGACGGGCAGGTGGCGATCCCCGCGGGCGCGCGCGTGCTCGACCTGAACGGCCGCAGCGTGCTGCCGGGGCTCGTGATGGTGCACGAGCACATGTTCTACCCGTCGGGCGGTGGGAGCGTCTACAACGAGCAGGCGTACAGCTTCCCGCGGCTGTACCTCGCCGGCGGCGTCACCACCGCGCGCACCGCCGGCAACATGGCCGGCTACGCGGACCTGGAGCTGAAGCGCGCGATCGACGCGGGGCGCGCGGTCGGGCCGTCGCTCGACGTCACCGCGCCGTACCTCAACGGCCCCGGGCTACCCATCTACCAGGTGCACGCGCTCACCGGCCCGGACGACGCGCGGCAGATGGTCGCGCACTGGGCCGACCGCGGCGCGACGTCGTTCAAGGCGTACATGCAGATCACGCGCGAGCAGCTCGCCGCCGTGATCGCGGAGGCGCACCGGCGGAAGCTGAAGGTCACGGGACATCTCTGCTCGGTGACGTTCCGCGAGGCGGCGGCCGCGGGCATCGACAACCTGGAGCACGGCCTCGTCGTCGCCAGCGACTTCGCGCCGGGGAAGCAGCCCGACCAGTGCCCGCCGTCGCAGGCGGCGTCGATCGCCGCGCTCGACGTCGCGAGTGAGCCGGTGCAGGCGCTGATCCGCGAGCTGGTGGCGCGGAAGGTCGCGGTCACCTCCACGCTCACCATCTTCGAGACCTTCACCCCCGGGCGCCCGAGCGCGCCGCAGGGCGCGCTGGACGCGATGCTCCCCGAGGTGCGCGACCAGTACCTGCGCCGCCGCGTGCAGATCGCCACCCAGAGCAGCTCGCCGTGGACGCGCACGTTCGCGAACGAGATGCAGTTCGAGCGCGACTTCTTCCGCGCCGGCGGGCGCCTGCTCGTCGGCACCGACCCGACGGGCTACGGCGGCGTCGTCGCCGGCTACGCCAACCACCGCGCGCTCGAGCTGCTCGTCGAGGCGGGGCTCACGCCGCTCGAGGCGATCCAGGTGGCGACGCGCAACGGGGCCGAGTATCTGGGGAAGGCGGACAGCGTGGGGACGATCGCGGTCGGGCGGCGCGCGGACCTCGTGGTCGTGCGCGGCGATCCGTCGGCGCGCATCGGCGACGTCGCGAACGTGGAGACGGTCTTCAAGGGCGGCATCGGCTTCGACGCACCGCGGCTGTTCGCGTCCGTGCGTGGCCGCGTCGGGCTGCACTGA
- a CDS encoding DinB family protein, translating into MTQPTTTSDPVLALMDAERASFLAEVARVPAARQAERTAPDRWSVAEIVEHVARIDFGVARILGMHAAQPRPATPEVLAAAQLTPEKVARVRSRAERIEAPDRVRPTGELAPEAALAQLAQAREALKAVYVSADPAVLDGVVHEHPVIGLLTLRGWFQLAAHHDARHAQQVAELATELARDA; encoded by the coding sequence ATGACCCAGCCGACGACGACGTCCGATCCCGTGCTCGCGCTCATGGACGCGGAGCGCGCCAGCTTCCTGGCCGAGGTGGCGCGCGTGCCCGCCGCGCGGCAGGCCGAACGCACCGCGCCCGACCGCTGGTCGGTGGCGGAGATCGTCGAGCACGTGGCGCGCATCGACTTCGGCGTCGCGCGGATCCTCGGCATGCACGCCGCGCAGCCGCGTCCCGCGACGCCCGAGGTGCTCGCGGCCGCGCAGCTCACGCCCGAGAAGGTCGCGCGCGTGCGCAGCCGCGCGGAGCGCATCGAGGCGCCGGACCGCGTGCGCCCCACCGGCGAGCTCGCGCCCGAGGCGGCGCTGGCGCAGCTCGCCCAGGCGCGCGAGGCGCTGAAGGCCGTCTACGTCTCGGCCGATCCCGCGGTGCTCGACGGCGTCGTGCACGAGCATCCCGTCATCGGCCTGCTGACGCTGCGCGGGTGGTTCCAGCTCGCGGCGCACCACGACGCGCGGCACGCGCAGCAGGTCGCGGAGCTCGCAACCGAGCTGGCGCGCGACGCCTGA
- a CDS encoding alpha-ketoglutarate-dependent dioxygenase AlkB translates to MSDQFTLFGAEPEPAPALPEGFRYRADVITADDERTLLAHVETLPFREFEFHGYVGKRRTVSFGWRYDFAARTLDRADDIPAFLLSLRDVAARFADLSPDALQQVLVTEYDAGAGIGWHRDKAVFGDVVGISLLAPCRFRLRRQVGDAWERVSLVAEPRSAYLLRGASRTEWEHSIPAVDARRYSITFRNLRERRP, encoded by the coding sequence ATGTCGGACCAGTTCACGCTGTTCGGCGCGGAGCCCGAGCCGGCGCCCGCCCTGCCCGAGGGGTTCCGCTACCGCGCGGACGTCATCACCGCGGACGACGAGCGCACGCTCCTCGCACACGTCGAGACGCTGCCGTTCCGCGAGTTCGAGTTCCACGGCTACGTCGGGAAGCGGCGCACCGTGTCGTTCGGATGGCGCTACGACTTCGCGGCGCGCACGCTCGACCGGGCGGACGACATCCCCGCGTTCCTGCTGTCGCTGCGCGACGTGGCGGCGCGCTTCGCCGACCTGTCGCCCGACGCGCTGCAGCAGGTGCTGGTGACGGAGTACGACGCCGGCGCCGGGATCGGCTGGCACCGCGACAAGGCGGTGTTCGGCGACGTGGTGGGGATCTCGCTGCTGGCGCCCTGCCGCTTCCGCCTGCGCCGCCAGGTCGGCGACGCGTGGGAGCGCGTCTCGCTGGTGGCCGAGCCGCGCTCGGCGTACCTGCTGCGCGGCGCGTCGCGCACGGAGTGGGAGCACAGCATCCCCGCCGTCGACGCGCGCCGCTACTCGATCACCTTCCGCAACCTGCGCGAGCGCAGGCCGTAG
- a CDS encoding alpha/beta hydrolase-fold protein — translation MRRSALLLLLLASVAGAQPTRFEVTVAPEAHRGPLTGRLVVLVSKVGEPEPRLQLSPVGPAIFGVDLEQLPAGRVAVVDTGAASHPMSLAALPPGDYYVQAVVNVYEQARRSDGHTIWVHLNDGTQEFFTVAKGNLHGDVQRVRLGDGGTVRLAVTKVIPATPRPADTEWVKRVSIQSRKLTAFWGRPIHIHATVLLPKGYAEHASVRYPTVFTLGHGVPFGFTTDSTRVRNLGRINPVTGVETGYDFYRAWSADSFPRVIAVSFEQQTPYFPDGYSVNSANNGPYGDAVIEEVIPELERRFRMIAKPYARQLEGASTGGWQTLALQLRNPDYFGGAWVLNPDPIDFRRWQQTDIYADTNAFVLPTGPFTSTERPFRRTTEGQPVWSARDLSRFEAVLGSRGRSGYQQEAWEAIYGPVGADGYPKPLWNRRTGTIDREVATYMREHGYDLREYAQRHWATLGPKLAGKLHFFTGEMDDFYLNLAVYRFEDFLKGTTSPRSDADFTWNRPMKGHSSHAWTWAEFVRLVAATVKRGAPAGEDARAWSY, via the coding sequence GTGCGCCGCTCCGCGCTCCTGCTGCTGCTCCTCGCGTCCGTCGCCGGCGCGCAGCCCACGCGCTTCGAGGTCACCGTCGCGCCCGAGGCGCACCGCGGGCCGCTCACCGGGCGGCTGGTCGTGCTCGTGTCGAAGGTCGGCGAGCCGGAGCCGCGGCTGCAGCTCTCGCCCGTGGGGCCGGCGATCTTCGGCGTCGACCTGGAGCAGCTCCCGGCGGGCCGCGTCGCGGTCGTCGACACGGGCGCGGCGTCGCATCCCATGTCGCTCGCCGCGCTGCCGCCGGGCGACTACTACGTGCAGGCGGTCGTCAACGTCTACGAGCAGGCGCGGCGCAGCGACGGGCACACGATCTGGGTGCACCTCAACGACGGGACGCAGGAGTTCTTCACCGTCGCGAAGGGCAACCTCCACGGCGACGTGCAGCGCGTGCGACTCGGCGACGGCGGGACGGTGCGCCTCGCGGTGACGAAGGTGATCCCCGCGACGCCGCGCCCCGCGGATACCGAGTGGGTGAAGCGCGTCAGCATCCAGAGCCGCAAGCTGACCGCGTTCTGGGGCCGGCCGATCCACATCCACGCGACGGTGCTGCTGCCGAAGGGCTACGCGGAGCACGCGAGCGTGCGCTATCCGACCGTGTTCACGCTCGGGCACGGCGTGCCGTTCGGCTTCACGACCGACTCCACGCGCGTGCGCAACCTCGGGCGCATCAATCCCGTGACGGGCGTCGAGACGGGGTACGACTTCTACCGGGCGTGGAGCGCGGACTCCTTCCCGCGCGTGATCGCGGTCAGCTTCGAGCAGCAGACGCCGTACTTCCCCGACGGCTACTCGGTCAACTCCGCCAACAACGGCCCGTACGGCGACGCGGTGATCGAGGAGGTGATCCCGGAGCTGGAGCGGCGCTTCCGCATGATCGCGAAGCCGTACGCGCGCCAGCTGGAGGGCGCGTCCACCGGCGGCTGGCAGACGCTCGCGCTGCAGCTGCGGAACCCGGACTACTTCGGCGGCGCGTGGGTGCTCAACCCCGACCCGATCGACTTCCGGCGCTGGCAGCAGACGGACATCTACGCGGACACGAACGCGTTCGTGCTGCCCACGGGCCCGTTCACGAGCACCGAGCGTCCGTTCCGCCGCACGACGGAGGGCCAGCCGGTGTGGTCGGCGCGCGACCTCAGTCGCTTCGAGGCGGTGCTCGGCAGCCGCGGGCGCTCGGGCTACCAGCAGGAGGCGTGGGAGGCGATCTACGGCCCGGTCGGCGCCGACGGATACCCGAAGCCGCTGTGGAACCGGCGCACGGGCACGATCGACCGCGAGGTCGCGACGTACATGCGCGAGCATGGCTACGACCTGCGCGAGTACGCGCAGCGCCACTGGGCCACGCTGGGGCCGAAGCTCGCGGGCAAGCTGCACTTCTTCACCGGCGAGATGGACGACTTCTACCTCAACCTCGCGGTCTACCGCTTCGAGGACTTCCTGAAGGGGACGACGAGCCCGAGGTCCGACGCCGACTTCACCTGGAACCGCCCGATGAAGGGCCACAGCTCGCACGCGTGGACGTGGGCGGAGTTCGTGCGGCTGGTCGCGGCGACGGTGAAGCGCGGGGCGCCGGCGGGCGAGGACGCGCGGGCCTGGAGCTACTAG
- a CDS encoding RNA polymerase sigma factor produces MDASDAWLLARLRAGDVDALEQLLRRYRAPLVAYAARVAGPVEAEDVVQETFCRLWAWRATWRPEGSVRGLLYRVTRNLAISRRRRDAARERAARVVRVLGDADAPADAGADLAVEREELRRALARGVGALPPRRRTVFVLRCVHGLSYGEIAGLMDTSTQTVANQLSRALTTLRRSLAPSVLQ; encoded by the coding sequence ATGGACGCGTCGGACGCGTGGCTGCTCGCGCGGCTGCGCGCCGGCGACGTGGACGCGCTGGAGCAGCTGCTGCGGCGCTACCGCGCGCCGCTGGTGGCGTACGCGGCGCGCGTGGCCGGCCCGGTCGAGGCGGAGGACGTCGTGCAGGAGACCTTCTGCCGCCTGTGGGCGTGGCGCGCGACGTGGCGGCCCGAGGGCTCGGTGCGCGGGCTGCTGTACCGCGTGACGCGCAACCTCGCGATCTCGCGGCGGCGCCGCGACGCCGCGCGCGAGCGGGCGGCGCGCGTGGTGCGCGTCCTCGGCGACGCCGACGCGCCGGCCGACGCCGGGGCCGACCTCGCGGTCGAGCGAGAGGAGCTGCGGCGGGCGCTCGCGCGCGGCGTGGGCGCGCTGCCGCCGCGCCGGCGCACGGTGTTCGTGCTGCGCTGCGTGCACGGGCTGTCGTACGGCGAGATCGCTGGGCTCATGGACACGTCGACGCAGACGGTCGCGAACCAGCTGAGCCGCGCGCTGACGACGCTGCGCCGATCGCTCGCGCCGTCGGTGCTGCAGTGA
- a CDS encoding serine hydrolase, with protein MLATRSLAITLLLAVAGATQAAAQPASNGSASVAALDAYVAKAVRDWKVPGLAIAVVQGDRVVLAKGYGVRELGKPDAVDAGTRFAIGSTTKAMTAAALGMLVDEGKVKWDEKVTTYLPGFQLADPYVTRELTVRDLLTHRAGLGNADLLWAGADYPTAEILRRVGTLRPAYSLRSGFIYQNIMYAAAGEVVRAASGMPWDAFVRTRIFVPLGMTNTEATLAGLAGKPNVAAPHDRIRDTLRVVANRPVDPVAAAGSVWSSVDDMAKWMRFVLDSGRVGGKRLLSEATFRELLSPQTIAPTSMYPTMTVVRPHFFTYGLGWFLHDYAGEAVAMHTGSIDGMSAIIGLLPDRRVGVYVLANRDHAELRHALMYRVFDMYRGAAGARDWSAELLTLYGGLEAQADAARRQQEQRRVADTRPSLPLERYAGTYREPTFGDVVVAVQGGALQLTYGRAYAGRLEHWHYDTFRALWADPRSAPSLVTFAPDGTGGVASVRAFGNTFARVPAGR; from the coding sequence ATGCTCGCCACGCGCTCGCTCGCCATCACGCTGCTGCTCGCCGTCGCGGGCGCCACGCAGGCCGCCGCGCAGCCCGCGTCCAACGGCTCGGCCTCCGTCGCGGCGCTCGACGCGTACGTCGCGAAGGCGGTGCGCGACTGGAAGGTGCCGGGGCTCGCGATCGCGGTCGTGCAGGGCGACCGCGTGGTGCTCGCGAAGGGCTACGGCGTGCGGGAGCTCGGGAAGCCCGACGCGGTGGACGCCGGCACGCGCTTCGCCATCGGCTCGACGACGAAGGCGATGACCGCCGCCGCGCTGGGGATGCTGGTGGACGAGGGGAAGGTGAAGTGGGACGAGAAGGTCACCACGTACCTGCCCGGCTTCCAGCTCGCGGACCCGTACGTGACGCGCGAGCTGACCGTGCGCGACCTGCTCACACACCGCGCGGGGCTCGGCAACGCGGACCTGCTGTGGGCGGGCGCCGACTACCCGACGGCCGAGATCCTGCGCCGCGTGGGGACGCTGCGGCCGGCGTACTCGCTGCGCTCGGGCTTCATCTACCAGAACATCATGTACGCGGCCGCGGGCGAGGTGGTGCGCGCCGCGTCGGGGATGCCGTGGGACGCCTTCGTGCGCACGCGCATCTTCGTCCCGCTCGGCATGACGAACACGGAGGCGACGCTCGCCGGGCTGGCCGGGAAGCCGAACGTCGCCGCGCCGCACGACCGGATCCGCGACACGCTGCGCGTGGTCGCCAACCGGCCCGTCGATCCCGTGGCCGCGGCGGGCTCGGTGTGGTCGAGCGTGGACGACATGGCGAAGTGGATGCGCTTCGTGCTCGACAGCGGGCGCGTGGGCGGGAAGCGGCTGCTGAGCGAGGCGACGTTCCGCGAGCTGCTGTCGCCGCAGACGATCGCGCCGACGAGCATGTACCCGACGATGACGGTCGTGCGGCCGCACTTCTTCACCTACGGCCTGGGGTGGTTCCTGCACGACTACGCGGGCGAGGCGGTGGCGATGCACACGGGGAGCATCGACGGGATGAGCGCGATCATCGGCCTGCTCCCGGACCGCCGCGTGGGCGTCTACGTGCTGGCCAACCGCGACCACGCCGAGCTGCGGCACGCGCTGATGTACCGCGTGTTCGACATGTACCGCGGCGCGGCGGGCGCGCGCGACTGGAGCGCGGAGCTGCTGACGCTCTACGGCGGGCTGGAGGCGCAGGCCGACGCCGCGCGGCGGCAGCAGGAGCAGCGCCGCGTCGCCGACACGCGTCCGAGCCTGCCGCTGGAGCGCTACGCGGGGACGTACCGCGAGCCGACCTTCGGCGACGTCGTGGTGGCGGTGCAGGGCGGCGCGCTGCAGCTGACGTACGGCCGCGCGTACGCGGGGCGCCTGGAGCACTGGCACTACGACACCTTCCGCGCGCTCTGGGCGGACCCGCGCAGCGCGCCGTCGCTGGTGACGTTCGCGCCGGACGGCACGGGCGGCGTCGCGAGCGTGCGGGCGTTCGGGAACACGTTCGCGCGCGTGCCCGCGGGGCGCTGA